A region of bacterium DNA encodes the following proteins:
- a CDS encoding DUF4388 domain-containing protein, which produces MALTGTLGDFSLTDVLQLIGLQRKSGVLYLHRGEEQVSIGFDSGRVVSAESNRRPAELKVGQLLVRTGKLTEERLNEALRRQQATLQRLGHVLVESNWVDKDTVRRQLLLQITETIYDLFRWKDGEYDFRPEARVEWDRGYIDPIPSENLLMEGARMIDEWPLVERVIPSRAVVLGLTARGASILATAPDAQEARGSVYDQDIDFGVIPSDPLGEPGAPRRRFTDRERAVLRWVDGRRPAGEIAELSGLGTFEGFHLMAELVEAGLLELVETAEGGAKPKTALLLRLAAPAKALAAAVAALAVVGSLAAVQEAVRAVAPGARPIPAATFIGSADALSGVAGLEQLRRAVSGARMARLEEALTAHLFSQGAWPRTLDDLVDRGFVARADLEDPWGDRYSYQAAAGGWRLAEASGHGRAPLVRERPGASAPAVP; this is translated from the coding sequence ATGGCCCTCACCGGCACGTTGGGCGACTTCTCGCTGACCGACGTCCTGCAGCTGATCGGCCTGCAGCGCAAGAGCGGCGTGCTGTACCTGCACCGCGGAGAGGAGCAGGTCTCGATCGGCTTCGACAGCGGCCGCGTCGTTTCGGCCGAGTCGAACCGCCGCCCGGCGGAACTCAAGGTCGGCCAGCTCCTCGTCCGCACGGGAAAGCTGACCGAGGAACGGCTGAACGAGGCGCTGCGCCGCCAGCAGGCGACGCTGCAGCGGCTGGGGCACGTCCTCGTCGAGAGCAACTGGGTCGACAAGGACACCGTGCGGCGCCAGCTGCTGCTGCAGATCACCGAGACGATCTACGACCTCTTCCGCTGGAAGGACGGCGAGTACGACTTCCGCCCCGAGGCGCGGGTGGAGTGGGACCGCGGCTACATCGATCCGATCCCGAGCGAGAACCTGCTGATGGAAGGGGCGCGGATGATCGACGAGTGGCCGCTCGTCGAGCGGGTGATCCCGAGCCGCGCCGTCGTCCTCGGACTCACCGCGCGCGGCGCCTCGATCCTCGCCACCGCCCCCGACGCGCAGGAGGCGCGCGGCTCGGTCTACGACCAGGACATCGACTTCGGCGTCATCCCGTCCGATCCGCTCGGCGAGCCGGGCGCGCCGCGCCGGCGCTTCACCGACCGCGAGCGGGCGGTGCTCCGCTGGGTGGACGGACGCCGGCCCGCGGGGGAGATCGCCGAGCTCTCCGGGCTCGGCACCTTCGAGGGGTTCCACCTGATGGCCGAACTGGTCGAGGCGGGGCTGCTCGAACTCGTGGAAACGGCGGAGGGCGGGGCGAAGCCGAAGACGGCGCTGTTGCTGCGGCTCGCCGCCCCGGCCAAGGCGCTCGCCGCGGCGGTGGCTGCCCTCGCCGTCGTCGGCTCGCTCGCCGCGGTGCAGGAGGCGGTTCGGGCGGTCGCGCCCGGGGCGCGCCCGATCCCCGCGGCGACGTTCATCGGTTCGGCCGACGCCCTGTCCGGCGTGGCCGGCCTGGAGCAGCTCCGCCGGGCCGTCAGCGGCGCGCGGATGGCCCGCCTCGAAGAAGCCCTGACCGCCCATCTCTTCTCGCAGGGGGCCTGGCCGCGGACGCTCGACGACCTCGTCGACCGCGGGTTCGTCGCCCGCGCCGACCTCGAAGACCCGTGGGGCGACCGCTACAGCTACCAGGCCGCGGCGGGAGGCTGGCGACTGGCGGAGGCGTCGGGGCACGGCCGGGCGCCGCTGGTCCGCGAACGGCCGGGGGCGTCCGCCCCCGCCGTCCCTTGA
- a CDS encoding tetratricopeptide repeat protein → MGRLRSSIFAALVLLSLAPPAARAEEPSPAAPAAQTAQAAPAAGVSIVDAWLDQAALRWRKHEELLARGDREGAMAAADEAAVFLRDEGIGRCPPLADAALAEARRASDPKAAIEAAVLARRFDPENGAASWLEARSRWRAGEGIGASLAPAVRAVGIRLTSFWNLLSMVVGGGGILILSLLAAFSAGASAIFFAHAGRVAHEIEERLPLGWHAAWRRSVGWAIVLAPAAIQWLGAFALVAWAVVIVPAATRAERRLIAFFLLIAALVPPATGALWALGRAPGDPASRAAIEAAQRTARPGLEADLAALVAAQPREPLWRLMQARFVAARAPEEGMSALREAMVTAPTEPRLRVAMGNVFFRSGKRETAAVWYRQALDLDPKNVVAFFNLSRARAAELELKDSEDALAQARAASADELRRVERETPPEGVADPLVDPREAARRLAANEAIPAAKRALSPANPVTFAAVGALLAVLLLGLRGGVVSAQTCVHCGRAFCLRCAADERGAEACTPCQQLFTRREGLSPQARQQQARLVDRHIKRLAIGRIVVQAVWPGVALIHEGRIGIGLFEAWLWALCLAGALLPARLGPLDPAAPLWKPGLLFAVFGAILWILFQTPRWRPTAAGGRGGR, encoded by the coding sequence TTGGGCAGGTTGCGCTCGTCGATTTTCGCCGCGCTGGTTCTCCTGTCGCTCGCGCCCCCGGCGGCGCGGGCCGAGGAGCCGTCGCCCGCCGCCCCGGCCGCGCAGACCGCGCAGGCGGCGCCGGCCGCCGGGGTTTCGATCGTGGACGCCTGGCTCGACCAGGCGGCCCTCCGTTGGCGTAAGCACGAGGAACTGCTGGCCCGCGGCGACCGCGAAGGGGCGATGGCCGCGGCCGACGAGGCGGCGGTCTTCCTGCGCGACGAGGGGATCGGCCGCTGCCCGCCGCTCGCCGACGCCGCGCTGGCCGAGGCGCGCCGCGCCTCCGACCCGAAGGCCGCGATCGAGGCGGCGGTCCTGGCCCGCCGCTTCGATCCGGAGAACGGCGCCGCGTCGTGGCTCGAGGCGCGCAGCCGCTGGCGCGCCGGCGAGGGGATCGGCGCGTCGCTCGCGCCGGCCGTGCGCGCGGTCGGGATCCGCCTCACGTCGTTCTGGAACCTGCTGTCGATGGTCGTCGGCGGCGGGGGAATCTTGATCCTCTCCCTGCTCGCGGCCTTCTCCGCCGGCGCGTCGGCGATCTTCTTCGCCCACGCCGGTCGGGTCGCGCACGAGATCGAGGAACGCCTGCCGCTCGGCTGGCACGCCGCGTGGCGCCGTTCGGTCGGCTGGGCGATCGTCCTCGCCCCGGCCGCGATCCAGTGGCTCGGCGCCTTCGCGCTCGTGGCCTGGGCGGTGGTGATCGTCCCCGCCGCGACGCGCGCCGAACGGCGTCTGATCGCCTTCTTCCTGCTGATCGCCGCGCTCGTTCCCCCCGCGACCGGCGCGCTCTGGGCGCTCGGCCGCGCCCCGGGCGACCCCGCGTCGCGGGCCGCGATCGAGGCGGCGCAGCGCACCGCGCGTCCCGGCCTCGAGGCCGACCTCGCCGCGCTCGTCGCCGCCCAGCCGCGCGAACCGCTGTGGCGGCTGATGCAGGCCCGCTTCGTCGCCGCGCGCGCCCCCGAGGAGGGGATGTCGGCGCTGCGCGAGGCGATGGTCACCGCGCCGACCGAACCGCGCCTCCGCGTGGCGATGGGCAACGTCTTCTTCCGCTCGGGGAAGCGGGAGACGGCCGCGGTCTGGTACCGCCAGGCGCTCGACCTCGATCCGAAGAACGTCGTCGCCTTCTTCAACCTCTCCCGCGCCCGCGCCGCGGAGCTCGAGCTCAAGGACTCCGAGGACGCGCTGGCGCAGGCCCGCGCCGCCTCGGCCGACGAACTGCGCCGGGTCGAGCGGGAGACCCCGCCCGAAGGGGTCGCCGATCCGCTCGTCGATCCGCGCGAGGCCGCGCGGCGGCTCGCCGCGAACGAGGCGATCCCCGCGGCGAAGCGGGCGCTCTCGCCGGCCAACCCGGTCACCTTCGCCGCGGTCGGCGCGCTTCTCGCGGTGCTGCTGCTCGGCCTGCGGGGCGGCGTCGTCTCCGCGCAGACCTGCGTCCACTGCGGCCGCGCGTTCTGCCTGCGCTGCGCCGCCGACGAGCGGGGCGCGGAAGCCTGCACCCCCTGCCAGCAACTGTTCACGCGGCGGGAGGGGCTCTCGCCGCAGGCGCGGCAGCAGCAGGCGCGCCTCGTGGACCGCCACATCAAGCGTCTGGCGATCGGCCGCATCGTCGTCCAGGCCGTCTGGCCCGGCGTGGCGCTGATCCACGAAGGACGGATCGGGATCGGCCTGTTCGAGGCCTGGCTTTGGGCGCTCTGCCTCGCCGGCGCGCTGCTGCCGGCGCGGCTCGGGCCGCTCGACCCCGCGGCGCCGCTCTGGAAGCCCGGCCTCCTCTTCGCGGTCTTCGGCGCGATCCTGTGGATCCTCTTCCAGACGCCGCGCTGGCGCCCGACGGCGGCCGGCGGACGGGGAGGGAGGTAG
- a CDS encoding DUF1844 domain-containing protein: MSENEGRRGDADGGDEIKVEDRRRIDPRTGDARGADEVPLPGGGVLRGAEDEAAGTPPPVFAELVNPFLLLGLAGLGVLPHPETNKPEVNLAVAQRAIECLELLARKTEGRLEPDEDRLLQQALYELKMQFVEARERPRRG; the protein is encoded by the coding sequence ATGTCCGAAAACGAGGGCCGCCGCGGCGACGCCGACGGCGGGGACGAGATCAAGGTCGAGGACCGGCGGCGGATCGACCCGCGCACCGGCGACGCGCGCGGGGCGGACGAAGTCCCGCTTCCCGGCGGCGGCGTCCTCCGCGGGGCCGAGGACGAGGCGGCGGGGACGCCTCCCCCGGTCTTCGCCGAGTTGGTCAATCCATTCCTCTTGCTGGGGCTCGCGGGGCTCGGCGTTCTGCCGCACCCCGAGACGAACAAGCCCGAGGTGAACTTGGCCGTCGCCCAGCGGGCGATCGAATGCCTCGAACTCCTCGCCCGCAAGACCGAGGGCCGCCTCGAACCCGACGAGGACCGGCTTCTGCAGCAGGCGCTCTACGAGCTGAAGATGCAGTTCGTCGAAGCGCGCGAACGGCCGCGTCGCGGCTGA
- the mazG gene encoding nucleoside triphosphate pyrophosphohydrolase, with product MTSIDRLAEIMERLRGPQGCPWDREQTVASLRKYVIEETYEVVEAIDEKDWGKLREELGDLLLQVVFLSQLAKEAGQFNLDDVAAGICEKLVRRHPHVFGSAEANNVAEVWRRWEKIKEGERRAASNGAATPSRLDGVPRHLPALAKARLFADKAARAGFDWSSPEAIVDKVEEETAELRQAMATNSAAGPAEELGDLFFAAASLARRLGLDPEACAEQANRKFERRFREVERLVAERGAKLEDFDERGLDDLWRRAKELVPAR from the coding sequence ATGACGTCGATCGACCGTTTGGCGGAAATCATGGAACGGCTCCGCGGCCCGCAGGGCTGCCCGTGGGACCGCGAGCAGACCGTGGCCTCCCTCCGCAAGTACGTGATCGAGGAGACCTACGAGGTCGTCGAGGCGATCGACGAAAAGGACTGGGGGAAGCTGCGCGAGGAGCTGGGCGACCTCCTGCTGCAGGTCGTCTTCCTCTCCCAGCTGGCCAAGGAGGCCGGGCAGTTCAACCTCGACGACGTCGCCGCCGGGATCTGCGAGAAGCTGGTCCGGCGCCACCCGCACGTCTTCGGCTCGGCCGAGGCCAACAACGTGGCCGAGGTCTGGCGGCGCTGGGAGAAGATCAAGGAAGGCGAGCGCCGCGCCGCCTCGAACGGCGCCGCGACCCCCTCCCGCCTCGACGGCGTCCCCCGCCACCTCCCCGCCCTCGCCAAGGCGCGTCTCTTCGCCGACAAGGCCGCGCGCGCCGGCTTCGACTGGAGCTCGCCCGAGGCGATCGTGGACAAGGTCGAGGAGGAGACGGCCGAGCTGCGTCAGGCGATGGCGACAAACAGCGCCGCCGGGCCGGCCGAGGAGCTGGGCGACCTCTTCTTCGCCGCGGCGAGCCTCGCGCGGCGGCTCGGGCTCGATCCCGAGGCCTGCGCCGAGCAGGCGAACCGCAAGTTCGAGCGCCGTTTCCGCGAGGTCGAGCGGCTCGTCGCCGAGCGGGGCGCGAAGCTCGAGGACTTCGACGAGCGCGGTCTCGACGATCTCTGGCGGCGCGCCAAGGAACTCGTTCCGGCGCGCTGA